The genomic segment TGACAGCGTTGGGGTGCTAGCAGATGCCTGGGAGCTGGCTTGCAAGGGGGAACTCCAGCTCCCAACCCAGCATGGGTCAGGTATCAGCCTTGATCAACAACCTGCTGTGGCATGAGTGGCACTCTGACCAAATTCCAGTCTGGCCTTATTCCAGTGCTTCCTCAGCtaaaacagagaggaaatcCTCTGTGCCCATGGCAGATGGGCCCCATGATACAGTGTCAGCTGTAACATGTGGATTGGGTAGGCTCCATccttggagctgggaaggggccactgccccacagagccctgtcAGCCTCATGTCACAGACCTTCTGTGTGTGAAGCTGCTCTTTCAGGGCATCACAGTCCTGTCATCAGCTTCAAACTGTGCCCCTGGCCCTGGCCAGCGGGCCCTCCCAGAGCGGGGTCAGAAGGGACAGCCCCATCAATACAGCCAAACACCTCTCTGCCCATAGCTTGGCCTGACTCATTTCATTCTGtagtggtggagtcaccagtGTGGAAGAAGCAGAATTCCTTGAGCTCGCCATCCGCAGCATGGAGCAGTGGGAAGCGCAAACGGAAGATCCCATTGCTGTCATCTCTCCATGGAGACCAGCTGGTGCTGGTACGTCACTGTCTCACAGCCCCTTTGGCCCTGCTTTGGCAATAGAATGTGCTCACTGCaatttctgcagggctgggggcgcACTGACCTGCCTGCCCTCAGGAAGGAGGCCCCGTCCTTGGCCGAGTGGGAAGTGACGCTCTCCCCAGCCCCAATGTCTGGTGGGCTGTGTGTGGTTGTGCTGCCTGCTGCCGGACCAGGTAATGGCCTGGGGAAGGCCTGCCGTGCCCTCAGTGCCACGCCGGGGGCCCACCAGAGTTGGGGACTGGAGCTCCGTGGTAGCTGCGGCAGGATCACCACCTGCTTCATAGGGCTCACTGCAGCCAGTCACCAGCACACCTTCAAAGAGGCTCTGCCCGCTTCCCTGGGAAGGAGctaagctgctgctgctctctcttgGCAGCCCCCACCGCCTCAGCTGGGCTACCCCATTACCTCAGAGGATCTGGATGCAGAGAAGAAGGCAGCGCTGCAGTGGTTCAACAGTGTCTTGGAGGATAAGGCTGGTAAGGATGGGCTGGGACTGTGGAGGGGTAGCAACAAGCTTGGTTCTGGGGGTGTTCCTGATGCCTTCCAGCTGAGGAGCTCCCATGCCTTGTGGTGCTGAGTAAGGTTGCCCAGGACTGTAGGGTGGTAGGTGCAGTTCCCCTGCCTGCTGGGAAGCTCTGCTAAGGGTTTGTTTCTTACAGCCAGTTGTGGGTCCTGAGACCTTGCCGTTTCCCTATAGATGCAGTCCCCAGCACCACTGCAGTGATGATGCCTGTGTCCAAACCACTGGCGTTTGCTGTGACCTCCCCTGGGCCTATGCCTGcctccacagctcctgctccagccagctccTCACTCCTGGACAGCCTGAAGAAgatgcagagcagccaggctgtaTCCACAGCACCAGGTGAGGAGGAGAGTTGGCACAGTGGAATGCCAGTGGAGTTGGGCAGGTGCAGCAGGAACTCCTCGTTGCCTCTGCATGAGGCAGCTGACAAAACCCTCTGTTCAaatgctctgctggcagcagagctaGCAGGCAGGGCTTGaggggacacctctggggacaCTGATCCTGCTGAGGCTATGGTAACTGTGGAGGGTGtgatgggagctctgggagcctTTGCAGCAATGGGTGGGTACCTGGCAGAGGGGTGGGCTTCAGAAGGTGCCCCCTTGACCATAAATAAGCTCTCTCCCCTTTCCAGACTCCACTGGAATTGCAGCAACATCCCAGCCACCTCCATCAGCTGCAcagccacctcctcctgctgtgtCATTGGAGTCAAGCTCTCTGCCTGCCATCTCTGCTGACACCAAGCCTGTGCCTATATTGAGCACACCTGGCCCCAGTGCTCCCCTTGCCCTGGCGGTGCAAccctccagcagcctggcaccTCCTGTGTTCACTGAGCTGGGCCAGACCCCCAGCAagcctccctccttcccaaagCCAAGCATCCTGTTTGGGATGCTGAACACCGctccagccagccagccagcacTGACTGCAGCCACTACTGTGCCCACAGTGGCCACTGTTGCGCCCACTGCAtccactgctgtgcccaccaCAGCCACTGCCATGCCCACCACAACCCCCATCTTCAAACCCATCTTTGGTGCTGTGCCGAAGAGTGAGAGTGCAGCAGTCTGCACGGCTGTCACTTCCACCACAGCCACCGTGTCTGCAAGCTCAGGCCCTGCCTCAACATCCTCCACATCCTCAGTATTCAAGCCCATCTTTGGCAGCGTCACTGCCGCTTCATCTCCAGCGAAAGTCTCTCCTTTCGCCTTCAAACCTGCTGCACAGCCAGCCTCAGAGGCACCAACTGCCTCCACAGCTACTCTGGCAGGATTCACGGGTCTTCCTAGTGTCATCTTCACCACTGCAGCGACAACTGCCACCACCCAGAGTTCCTCCACAGATGCCACCATTAAACCTGTCTTCAGCTTTGGACTGAACCTGCCTGCTTCCACTGGCCCTGCCCCCAGCATGACTGTCACCACTGCCACCTCCACCAGCACAACACAGCCCTTTCTGTTCAGGGGCCTcgccagctctgctcccagcacagaagCCAGCTTTGCCACCTCAGGGCCTGTGTTCCAGTTTGGGAAGCCACCTCCAGCTACAGTCACTGCCACCACCAGTGTCCCAGGAGGCCCTGCCTTTGGCCAGGTACCTACAAACTCaacagctgctgccaccactgtgGGCTTTAGCATATTTGGGAGCACTGCACTGACGTCCTCTGCCCCAGCCACCACAGCTCAAGCGCCGCTGACATTTGGCTCCTCTGTTTCAGCTTTTGGCAGCTTTTCAGCCAGCACAAAGCCACCACTACCATACCCGGGCACTGGGAGCCAGCTTACCTtcagcactggggctgctgagagccaggtgcctgccagcaaacctgctgctggccccatcAGCTTCACCCCTTCATTCAGTTTTGGTGCCCCCCCGGCACAGTCAGTGGCTCAGCCAGCATTTGGCAGTGGTGCCCAGCCAGCCTTTGGCACAGCCAGTGCCCAGGGCTCCTttggcaccagcagcacccatGCAGCGTTCGGGACCACCACCTCGGTGTTCTCTTTTGGAACAGCCACCTCCACCACATCCAGCTTTGGTACCACCACCCAGACTACAAGCAGCAGCACCGGTGCCACTGTCTTTGGCACCGCCCCATTCACCTTCGGGGCCACCACCCAGCCAGGCCCCTCCACCAGCGCTTTTGGGATGGGTACACCAGGCCTCAGCAGTGGGTCTCCAGCTGTGGCCTTCAGCtttggggctgggcagagcggggcagccccagcagcaacACCCTTTGGCTCATCTCTGCCACAGAGCgccctgggagcacagggccAGAGCACGCCCTTTGCCTTCACCATGACCAGCACTCCCAATAGCAAGCCTGCATTTGGAGGTGAGtcatcatggaatcatggaatgggtcATGTTagaaagggaccttaaagatcgtGTTGATCCACCCCCCTGCCTAGGGCAGAGAGaacttccactagaccagattgctcagggcCCTGTCCAACATGGCCTTGAACGTTTCCAACATGAGGTGGGGGCAGACAGGCCATCTTGAGGATCTAGAGTTGGGCAGTAGTATTCCTGATGGACCTTGCCAAGGTTCCCGGGTGCACAGCCCTGATGAGGCCAGTGCTCCTGCTATGCAGAATCTATGCAAAGAGAAGGCACTCCCATCAAGTCCCTGTAAGAATCCTGGCCGTCTAGGGCCCTTTAGGGAGGGGAATCACTAAACTCTGTTCATTGGTTCCTCTGAAAGCACTAGCTCACCAACTCTGCCCATCCAAGTGTCCCGCAGGAGCCAAGATCATCCAAGTCCTTAGCAGCCACCTGGAATACCTTAGCAAACTGGAATACTTCCAGCCTGCAACTGCCATCACTTCGTACTTGCTCTCAGGGTTTCCCTAATACTTCAGATCCTCGCTGGATATTCCCAGCTCACATGGAACTGAAACCCACACAGTGAGCAACTCCTTGATCTAGAAAGGCCAAGGTCTTTGTTCCTCCCTGGGAAATCTTTCTATGTATCCCTGCTGTTCAGAGAGCCCAGGGATTATCCATCAAGTGTAACTTCTGCATTAAAAGGTGTTTTCAGGAGCAAGGCTGGTTCTGGGGGATGGACTGTGGTGCTTCAGCCCCCAGAGAGCATCCTGTGCCTCCTCTGGGTGCCGCTGGCTCCCAAAGGCTCTTTCTGTTTTGCCAACCCTTGCTCACAGTGAGCTGTTGCTTTCCAGGAGCTCCAGTGCCCACCTTTGGGCAGGGTAcacctgtccctggagctgtgggcagtggAAGCAGTACCCTTTCCTTCAGGACacccagcactcctgcctcGAGCTTCGGAGGGGTTGGCACTTCCTTTGGTAAGGAGGGACTTGGTGCTCCAGCATTGGGGAGCTCATGGGTCATGATGTCCCCTTGGAGTGGGGACAGTGGTAGGGCCAGGTATGCTCTGGGAGATGGCTCCGGCGGTACCTGCTGGACTTTGGGGGATGCCAAGCCTTCTGTTCTTCCAGAGTGAGGATCACACTGATCCCAGAGCTACAGAGACCTGAGCAACTTTTCTGCTTCCAGGTTCATCCACTCCCACCTTCTCCATCGGGGCAGGATCCAAGATGGGCACTCGACAACGGCTGCAGGCACGGAGACAGCACACCCGCAAAAAGTAGCCCTAGTGCTGCTGGGCTCCACTGGCCCACGTGTGGATGGCTCTggcctggagctgtccctgtggtGGGACCAGACCCCGTCCCTGACACCCACCAAAGACCATGCTGGGATGGGATAAACCAAACTCTTGTTACTTGAACAGTTCCAGAGCCAAGGCTGGACAAATATCTGTACATATCCACAGTGTTCTTTCCCTCAATTTATTTTGCCTTGTTTAATAATGTGTACATTTGTCCCCATTTGCTTCTAGCTGTTTCtgtgcccctccccagccctcagccagCCCCAAGGCCATGTCCCACTCAGAGCCTGGCTGGCAACATGCTGTGgttcccagctgctctcagacACTGTCTTCACCAGGTCCTGAAATCTTTCCCATTGTTCATCCCATGGCTGGTGAACATGGTCCCAtgcctgcaggcagggcaggttccagcctggctctgtttcGTGCCACAGGTGACTGGCATGGGTGCAGCTGCGTGACACCCCTTGCTGGGACCTAATGTCCTGCTACGTCCAGCTGAGGACATGCCATAGCCTAGGACCTGGGCTGGAGGCACAGGTGAGGATAGGGATCCCCCCACCCCTTTCTCATCTCCACTACTCCATGGTGCTGTGGGCTGCCCCCACCCTACTCCCCAGTTCTGCTTTATTCATGCTCCTATTCCTGCCCTCACTGAATCGAGTTTGGAGGAAGAACTGAACCGTGTGTGTGGCGGCATGTTGGTTATGCCGGATTTGCTGTTCGGAGTTTCTTTTTTGGGGGGCACCAGTCCTTGGGGGGAGACGTGCCCTGGCTAATTGGGTGTTGACAATAGCATCACTGCGTGGCTGCTCGTGCTGGGGAGTTGTCCCTTCCATGTCTGAGACTGAAAGGCAGCTAGGACAGGGGATTCTAACCGTGGCAGtctctcccctccctttccctgtctCCTAATACCTCTTCTGCACTTCAGGGGGCTCTGGAATTTCTGTGAGGAATTGCTCACAGAAAGAGTCCAGAGCAGATGCATCCTTCCTCCCATCCCAAAGAcaagttgtttttcatttttcaaatcaTCTCCATCCCagtgggttttactggctccTGGGAATTGTGGTGCtgcctcccctgtccccatccagcCAGGAGTGGGAATCCCACCCTTCCCTGCCTTGGAGCTTCTGTGGGAAGAGActgccagagctgggggtcACCAAAGagccaccccctgccctgtccctggtgaGGGATGGGCACTCCCATTCCCAAGAATGCTTTGCTGATGGGTTTTTACTCTCTGagccgtgtgtgtgtgtgtttgctgaggtctaaattgaaaaaaaaaaaaaaaaaaaaaaaagaaaaaaaaatcacaaatatttaaacattttttaacaaaataaaaatttatttttatatttaagatAAATTGCCTTCAAATTCCTTCAAGCTTGGTTCAGTGAAGTTGCCTGCCCGCAGCTGTTAGTGTTTAGCTGTtcccaccctggctgtgcctgtgggaaTGCAttgtgctgggaaaggcagctgcatcctgcaggctctgccGTGTTCCACCCGCTGTACATCATCCCCTTCCTTTTCAATgtgatgtggatgtggatgtgactaaacctttttttgtttcttaaagttttttaattatttctgtgagggtgaggagcaggagctctcaCGTTATGGTGCTGAGTGCCAGGGTCAAGGTATCTCTCCCAGCATAAAGGGCATGTGATGAGCTCTGTGTGGTACAGAGCAGGGACAGTCCCATAGTAAGGGGACATAGAGGACCTGTAGGTGCTCGTGGGAGTGTTCTGGCCATCACACACCACCATGGCTGAGGGTGCAGTGGGGCAAGAGGAGCCATGCTGGGAAAATGTGTCCTAGAAGTTGGAAGATGCAGATGTAGTGCCTGCCAAGACTGATCCTGTGtgtccttccctctgccccagtTAGAGTCCTGGGCCAGGAGAGCACCCACTCCCCATCCTTGAGGTGCCAGGGTTTGGCCAGGTCAGCTCTGACAAGATGTGGGGATGACCTGGAACAAGGTTGAGGACACCCTAGCTCTGGGTCCTGCCCCACGTAGTCCTACACACTTGTGAGGAGCCAggctgtcccttccctgccacGCAGGCCCAGCTGGGAGAGCCCCTTGTTCCTGGGAGGAGGCTAGGTTTTAACTGACTGAAGACTTGGATCATTCCTGGTGTGACTGATGAGGATTTTAGTGTGAATGtgcaatttctgtttctttgcttcttACGTCcctggtttaaaataaaatgtctgttCACATGGTTGTGTAATGTGTgattcctggggctgggattccCAGGGTAGGGTGCTGCTGATGGGGTTCAGGTGCAGCATCCTCTGACTCATGTATCCTTGCTCCCCTAGTTCAAAGAGAGGTGCAGGGACAGGATTATTATTTCACCTTTTCCCCACCACGTTGCCTCTACTATCAGCATGGCAATTTCAGGGCAGGACAGCACAAACACACTGGAAAACAGTGAAGAGAGAGAAACTTTTAATCTGCTTCATCCTTGCAGTGAACTGCTGTTTAAAGCTCCACATCAGGCTGAggcttggaatttttttggggggaacaTAATAAACCACACTTAATCCAGCTGGAGGACCTCAGCCCTTCAGGGTGCGGAGTGGGGATTGCCTTGGGGACAAACCTGGGGTGGGGGCTGGCTGCaaggggcagccctgggtgagCAGTTGCCCCTTTCCCCACCAGGCTGGTCCCAGTGTTGACACTCAGTCCCAGGTGTTAACAGAATTCTCACTATGACTGCAGTCGGCACAGAGCTTGACTTTTGTTTAGACCAGTATGTGTTCCCCACAAGgcccagctgtgcaggagtTTGTCCAAAAAATGTTTCACTCTTTCaccagctgctttttctttttcctctttttgggAGTGGCACCTGGCTTCATTCCCTCTCCCGGCTGCGGGCTCTccttggctgctgcaggcagcaagcTGTGGACAAGAGCAAACAGCCTGAGCCACACTTTACCAGTGCCACAGTTCCCTGCCCTCTGCTTCCACAGCCACATCCCCTCATACCCTCCCCAAGGTGCCCAGAGTGCTGACCCTGGTCATGGTGCCCCTAGAAGCAGCTGgagtccccagagccccctctcacctgggagcagcagccccttcCTTGCACCGCTCCAGCACAGCCACGAAGAAGCCATGAGTGAGGGTCTCTGCAGGGGAAGCACGGaggcagctctctgctccagaGAAGGCAGTGAGTCCTCGGCAGGGCCAGGATGGGAAGGCAGTcaccagcctgcagcacagaaaagggGTCAGCACCAAACCCTGCCCTACAGCCTTCCAGGTTCCCTGAGCCAGACCCACCTGAAGGCCGAGCCCCacttctgcagcacagcctgcaccaCATCCTCGTTCTCCTCCTGGTGTAGGGAGCAGGTGGAGTAGACTAGGCGCTGGAGAGCCGGAAAGCTCAGGGCATGGTTGAGGACCCGACGCTGGAAGCCAGCCAGGGCCTGCAAGCGTTCAGCACTCGAGACCACCTCCTCCCCTGGCCCTCGGGTCACTATCcctgtgggacaggagctgtcaGCTGGGGTTTGCACACCCATAGCCAGATGAGCAGCTGGAGCCTCACAAATTACCTGAACCACTGCAGGATGGATCGAGAAGGATGTGGGTCACTCTGCTGTatctggggtctctggggtccACGGTCAGGaagtcctgctgtgccagctgacAGCCAGTGACCCCTGCCCGTGTCAGCAGCGTGTTCATGGTGGCCACGCGCTTGGGGTCCACATCGAAGGCAAAGATCTGTCTgaaggcagagcccagcacccaAGAGAAGCCGTGAACAGACCACCTGGCCCCCAGGAACACTCAAATACTAGGCAGGCAGACCTTGGGAGCTGCCTCCCTTCTGGCAGGGTTATGAAACAGGGTCGGGGACTGGGAGTGAAACCCTGTGTGACTTCATGTACCCTCAGGTCCTTCCAGTGGCCCAGAATTATCAGAGCCACCAGCTCACCTGAGTTGGTGGCAGgttgcagctcctcctgccacctTCTTATGCTCCCTGGGGGCTCGGGGAAACCAGGGCcacctcctcccttccctccaccCCTACACACAACCCTGCCCTCACCCCTTATTCTTCAGGATGGCAGCCAGCTGGCTTGTCTTGTTTCCAGGGGCAGCACAGGCATCAATGACATGGGAGCCGGCAACAGGGCcaaggaggaaggcagggaggcagctggCCTGCAAGAGGGCAAAGACTGTGGAGTGGGCAGAAACATCTGGCCCCTCCTTGGGCATGGCTGATGCTGTGGGGTCACAGAGACCACCATGACAGAGGGCCAAGGCCACCAATGCTCTCTATCAGCAGCCTTGCCCAACCCACAgccccctgctccttcccagctcccacagggGTTTTATACCCCAGACTTCATCCTGAACCTTCAAACAATAAAAGCAAGGTCCAGGGGAGTCCCATAGTTTTTGCTTAGACTTAAATGCTGCAGCAAGCTGAGCCACTGTGGAAGAAGTTCACCCTGCATCCCTGTCAGCAGTTTTCCTGCCCTGCAACTTCCTGCTTCCCAGTTCCCTCACCTTGTCCTGCAGAATTATGTGTCCTGAAGTATACAGCAGGTTGTCATGGAAGTCTGTCTGCGAAGGGAAAACCAACAGCTCCGGGAGATGCAGATCcaacaagaatttttttccgGAGAGGGCCTTCAGCTCCTCCACACTGCCCGTGAGACATAGGAAGCATGTATTCATTCAATGTCCCAATCCCAGtgcccacagcagagcccaggctgagaAACCCCTACATCCCAGAGCTCCTatccagctccaggcagcaccTAGATAGGCAGCATCTAAGTGCGAGGAGTGATGGAGACCTCAACGACTCTGAGCACCAAGTTCAGCAACTCTTCCGACCTCATCCCATGCCACTAACTTTCTGGGAAAGGAGGGATAGCAGACTCACCTGCCTGCCTTGCCCAAGTAGGCATATCCCTGGCGCTTGAAGAAATCAATCACATCGTCCACACAAGTCTTCAGGGTGTTGACGCGGACATAGCGTGGGACCTGGGCGGCTACAAGGGCCGGACAGGTCAGACACAGCCCCCATGCTCCCAACACAGGGTGCCCACCCAGCCCGAGCCCACTCACCTGCGGCGCTCACCGCCGTCTCTGGGGCCAGCAGGTCCTCGTTGCGGCTCACCTTGTGCCGCACCTTCATGCGGGCCAGCTCGGCCTCCAGCCGCGCCCGGTGCCGCCGGGCCAGCGCCTTCCACCGGCCCCCGCACTTCAGCCCCTTGCCGAAGAGCAGGTCATACACCAGCACCTGCGGGGAGGGGACGTGGtgagcccggccccgctgcccaAGCCACCGCGGCTCCAAGGACACCACGGCTCGGGGACACCGCAGCTCCACGGCATCGTCCCGGGACACGGCGGTGCCAGGACACGGTCCCACGACACCGCGGCCCAGGGATTCCGCGGATGCCCGTACCTTCGCCAGCTGCGGTTCCAGCTTCTTCTCGGCCTGCAGCAGCGCGGCTCcatccagcagcttctccagcacCGAGGCGTAGCGGAGGGTCTCGGACACCAGCGCGTACAGCTGCCGGACGTGCTGCGGGGCAGTCGGACATGAGCGCCAGCGGGCCTGCGCCGGGCTCCGGGGGTGCGGGACTGCTCCCGCCTTCCCGGGACTGATTCCCCCCGgccgccccgcagccccgctccCTCCGGGCGCACCGGGAAGCCGCTGTTGTACACGAGGCTCTTGAGGCCGCCCTCGCCGCGCTCCAGCCCCGCcagcaccgccgccgccgcgctgtACAGCGCCATGTGCGCCCGCGCCGCTTCCGCCGGGGCCGCCGGGCCCACAGGGGGCGAGCGCGACCCCGCTCGGGCTCGGGGCCGGGGCAGACAGCGGAGCGGGCGGGAGGAGCAGGGTCACCCCGGCTACACCATCATCGCAATGACCCCGGCCAACCCGGTCACCCTGGTTACCCCGGCCATCCCAGCCACCTCTGTCACCGCGGTGACCCTGGTCACCAGCCCCGGACACCCCATCCGGTCCCTAAATGTGGAAGCACACTGACATTACTACTCATTGTTAGACTCTGTGATACCCTGTGGGTGAGGGGTTGGCAGGGATTTGCTGCAGACTTTGGTGGTGTTCATGCTGCATTCAAACAGAGCAGAGGATGCCTTGGAAAGAGGGGTCTCCTCCAGGAAAGGGATCTGCTCTGAGAaagagggctctgctctgggaagctCAAAGCTGTATATGGAGGGTACCCCAGGACAGCCACCCTAAGGCAGTATCCTATCAACCTGGACATGGCTTTGAAACTGTCCCAGAACCAGCTGGTGCAATGGATCAGTCACTCCAGCATGACCAGCTCCAGGAACACCTGGAtccagggacaggtgagagctgctTTGCAGGGTCTGAAGGGTTagcagtgggtgctggggaTCAGTCATCTTCTACCTGAACAATCAAAGGGTGTAAGAATCTCATCCTTGTGACAGGATctgagggaatggctggagctctGTCACTATCAGGGAAGGCTGAGTTTggtatcagggaaaggtt from the Catharus ustulatus isolate bCatUst1 chromosome 22, bCatUst1.pri.v2, whole genome shotgun sequence genome contains:
- the LOC117006206 gene encoding putative nuclear envelope pore membrane protein POM 121B; its protein translation is MGGQGRHEKSRGWDRYAGPGPRPAESRPGARGHTAAVLPVLPTPRSAAPTRSSAHKAVPPTLTQGRPRPPNGPRPPCVVVGLVALRREAPPTRRVPPPSPAPRYVQRGPGALTLSSAHSDSFRSAVRSRLRPAHLAPPRRARRERGRAAMAGTGPGGRRDGAVRSALAVAAALALALAWLLLRGVLLGAVALGAAGAWCAMRPGPPAPRPPGKATANGGPAARAVPRRSQPGVPHCRAQAPRRRYPLPDARPAVPLCLPAARWEGGSPRSAPWARRAGPLRSPVTVRIAPPAVGIARSPALEQLVSPLAFPATSSPDPCAKETVLTAIRESRKRTVEEDEEEDHTFGNDQESKRRRHDSSGSGQSAFEPLVANGAPASLIPKPGSLKRSLISQCPDDCSNKRSRTSSMSSLNNTYTGGIPSSIRNAIASSYSSSRGLAQLWKRSGVSMSPLSSPASSRPQTPEWPLKKAREEESHHSNASTPVKSDKELQTEKVVESPVWKKQNSLSSPSAAWSSGKRKRKIPLLSSLHGDQLVLPPPPQLGYPITSEDLDAEKKAALQWFNSVLEDKADAVPSTTAVMMPVSKPLAFAVTSPGPMPASTAPAPASSSLLDSLKKMQSSQAVSTAPDSTGIAATSQPPPSAAQPPPPAVSLESSSLPAISADTKPVPILSTPGPSAPLALAVQPSSSLAPPVFTELGQTPSKPPSFPKPSILFGMLNTAPASQPALTAATTVPTVATVAPTASTAVPTTATAMPTTTPIFKPIFGAVPKSESAAVCTAVTSTTATVSASSGPASTSSTSSVFKPIFGSVTAASSPAKVSPFAFKPAAQPASEAPTASTATLAGFTGLPSVIFTTAATTATTQSSSTDATIKPVFSFGLNLPASTGPAPSMTVTTATSTSTTQPFLFRGLASSAPSTEASFATSGPVFQFGKPPPATVTATTSVPGGPAFGQVPTNSTAAATTVGFSIFGSTALTSSAPATTAQAPLTFGSSVSAFGSFSASTKPPLPYPGTGSQLTFSTGAAESQVPASKPAAGPISFTPSFSFGAPPAQSVAQPAFGSGAQPAFGTASAQGSFGTSSTHAAFGTTTSVFSFGTATSTTSSFGTTTQTTSSSTGATVFGTAPFTFGATTQPGPSTSAFGMGTPGLSSGSPAVAFSFGAGQSGAAPAATPFGSSLPQSALGAQGQSTPFAFTMTSTPNSKPAFGGAPVPTFGQGTPVPGAVGSGSSTLSFRTPSTPASSFGGVGTSFGSSTPTFSIGAGSKMGTRQRLQARRQHTRKK
- the NSUN5 gene encoding 28S rRNA (cytosine-C(5))-methyltransferase; the protein is MALYSAAAAVLAGLERGEGGLKSLVYNSGFPHVRQLYALVSETLRYASVLEKLLDGAALLQAEKKLEPQLAKVLVYDLLFGKGLKCGGRWKALARRHRARLEAELARMKVRHKVSRNEDLLAPETAVSAAAAQVPRYVRVNTLKTCVDDVIDFFKRQGYAYLGKAGSVEELKALSGKKFLLDLHLPELLVFPSQTDFHDNLLYTSGHIILQDKASCLPAFLLGPVAGSHVIDACAAPGNKTSQLAAILKNKGQIFAFDVDPKRVATMNTLLTRAGVTGCQLAQQDFLTVDPRDPRYSRVTHILLDPSCSGSGIVTRGPGEEVVSSAERLQALAGFQRRVLNHALSFPALQRLVYSTCSLHQEENEDVVQAVLQKWGSAFRLVTAFPSWPCRGLTAFSGAESCLRASPAETLTHGFFVAVLERCKEGAAAPSLLPAAAKESPQPGEGMKPGATPKKRKKKKQLVKE